A stretch of Thermoplasmata archaeon DNA encodes these proteins:
- the dnaJ gene encoding molecular chaperone DnaJ, with translation MTDLDYYEVLGVPRGASKDDIKRAYRRLAKKYHPDLNKDDPKAAEEKFKQVSEAYEALIDDDKRRIYDQFGAEGLKQQVWGGQGFDWSRFTHASDIEDIFGRDFFESFFGRSGGLGGSLFEQFFGGGVVGRRRGPAAGLDTQVEVELTLEDVARGGRKEITVRYPMTCPACRGTGAEGERLVTCPTCAGRGQVSSAQRRGHSQFITITTCPKCNGRGQWPEAPCDRCHGAGRVEEDRTIAVDIPPGVPDGVRLRVPGRGLAGEAGAPPGDLYVGIRVAPHERFVRDGDDVLIDLPISITQAALGTEVEVPTLDGRSRLQVPGGIQSHTLLRLRGKGLPAFQGRGRGDELVRVIVVTPTRLTAEERRLLEQLGGLRAENDGPRGVFDRFRKP, from the coding sequence ATGACCGACCTTGACTACTACGAGGTCCTCGGCGTCCCGCGAGGGGCGTCGAAGGACGACATCAAGCGCGCGTACCGCCGGCTCGCGAAGAAGTACCACCCGGACCTGAACAAGGACGACCCGAAGGCGGCGGAAGAGAAGTTCAAGCAGGTCTCCGAGGCGTACGAGGCGCTCATCGACGATGACAAGCGGCGGATCTACGACCAGTTCGGCGCCGAGGGCCTGAAGCAGCAAGTGTGGGGCGGCCAAGGCTTCGACTGGTCCCGCTTCACGCACGCGTCGGACATCGAAGACATCTTCGGCCGGGACTTCTTCGAGTCGTTCTTCGGCCGGTCGGGCGGGCTGGGCGGCTCTCTCTTCGAGCAGTTCTTCGGCGGGGGCGTCGTCGGCCGCCGGCGCGGGCCCGCGGCGGGCCTCGACACCCAGGTCGAGGTCGAGCTGACCCTCGAGGACGTCGCCCGCGGCGGCCGCAAGGAGATCACGGTCCGGTATCCGATGACCTGCCCGGCGTGCCGGGGGACCGGCGCGGAAGGCGAGCGGCTTGTCACGTGCCCGACCTGCGCGGGTCGTGGGCAGGTGAGCAGCGCCCAGCGGCGCGGCCACAGCCAGTTCATCACGATCACGACGTGCCCGAAATGCAATGGTCGAGGGCAATGGCCGGAGGCCCCGTGCGACCGGTGCCACGGCGCCGGCCGCGTCGAGGAAGACCGGACGATCGCGGTCGACATCCCGCCCGGGGTGCCGGACGGGGTCCGCCTCCGCGTGCCGGGACGCGGCCTCGCCGGCGAGGCGGGCGCGCCGCCGGGGGACCTGTACGTCGGCATCCGCGTCGCCCCGCACGAACGGTTCGTCCGGGACGGGGATGACGTGCTCATCGACCTGCCGATCTCCATCACCCAAGCCGCGCTCGGCACGGAGGTCGAGGTCCCGACGCTTGACGGGCGGAGTCGCCTGCAGGTCCCCGGGGGGATCCAGAGCCACACCTTGCTCCGGTTGCGGGGGAAGGGGCTCCCGGCGTTCCAGGGGCGCGGCCGGGGCGATGAGCTCGTGCGCGTGATCGTCGTCACGCCGACCCGGTTGACCGCCGAGGAGCGTCGGTTGTTGGAGCAGCTGGGCGGGCTCCGAGCCGAGAATGACGGCCCCCGGGGCGTCTTCGATCGGTTCCGGAAGCCTTAG